One genomic region from Danio aesculapii chromosome 24, fDanAes4.1, whole genome shotgun sequence encodes:
- the LOC130218492 gene encoding uncharacterized protein LOC130218492 produces MKSLLTLSVFLVLIKEGNGEKPVVSLLPRFPQVYVGDDVTLICKGGRNPTKWIKDGTELSHNSYVMLLTTVTPHNSGQYECEQNGEKSDPVTLTVLALEALAQLSPSVGGSVITKGEGKNLVLQVDDAEELNNWKCFAFRGESGFRFNGIDVDKKMKRAVIFAELRDAERATFWCMNKNATHRSNAVTLKMTDKLVMLEPPAAPALLGDSVALRCLAWGAEKVEKVTFYRNQTKIDSINADTYTIIAKQEDTGMYYCHATYRYSHIDSAAAKKEGDSDAQYIKVIDGPPAANISASGDTLECFCPKCSDNCTSYYWYYTPSNDMYSRSRLPEYRKTIKASEGLYCCRMNCGKGFSRFSQLYSHGGQSGSGNALPIILGLLLLVIGLLIVALVAMKRRRQGESSIQAAKDKDRTTGGDYEQIHLKDTAVYHTLGESKDKAEGGYEALKKTKEETVYHTLGSGEGQSQGEGGYQGLESVKAEVYHTLGSGEGQSQGEGGYQGLESVKAEVYQTLSSDASKKTEGESGKGCEQLSQKAGEALTEEENPYEELKAEKQKKESSKETE; encoded by the exons ATGAAGTCTCTGCTGACACTGTCAG TGTTTTTGGTGCTCATAAAGGAAGGCAATGGAGAGAAACCAGTAG TGTCTCTCCTGCCGAGATTCCCGCAGGTGTATGTTGGAGACGACGTCACACTCATCTGTAAAGGAGGAAGAAACCCAACAAAATGGATTAAAGATGGAACTGAACTATCCCACAACAGTTATGTCATGCTTCTTACCACAGTGACACCACACAACAGTGGGCAATATGAATGTGAGCAGAACGGAGAGAAGAGTGATCCGGTCACCCTCACTGTACTGG CGCTGGAGGCTCTTGCTCAGCTCTCCCCGTCTGTAGGAGGCTCTGTGATAACCAAAGGAGAAGGAAAAAACCTGGTGCTGCAGGTGGACGATGCTGAAGAACTCAACAACTGGAAGTGTTTTGCTTTTCGTGGCGAGAGCGGATTCAGATTTAATGGAATTGATGTTGATAAGAAGATGAAGAGGGCTGTTATCTTTGCAGAACTCAGAGATGCAGAAAGAGCCACTTTCTGGTGCATGAATAAAAACGCAACACATCGAAGCAATGCTGTGACACTGAAGATGACAG ATAAACTGGTGATGTTGGAGCCTCCGGCCGCTCCAGCGCTGCTGGGGGATTCTGTGGCTCTCAGGTGTTTGGCCTGGGGTGCAGAGAAAGTGGAAAAGGTAACTTTCTATAGGAATCAAACAAAAATCGACAGCATCAATGCAGATACATACACCATTATTGCCAAACAAGAAGATACCGGCATGTACTACTGCCACGCCACCTACAGGTACAGTCACATCGATTCAGCAGCTGCAAAAAAGGAGGGAGATTCTGACGCCCAGTACATCAAAGTTAtag ATGGACCTCCTGCTGCAAATATTTCAGCATCTGGGGACACCCTTGAGTGTTTCTGTCCTAAATGTTCCGATAACTGCACGTCCTACTACTGGTATTACACACCATCTAATGACATGTACAGCCGCAGCAGACTGCCTGAATACAGGAAAACCATAAAGGCTAGTGAAGGACTGTACTGCTGCCGGATGAACTGTGGAAAAGGTTTCTCCCGTTTCAGCCAACTTTACAGCCACGGag GACAATCTGGGTCAGGAAATGCGTTGCCCATCATCCTGGGTCTACTTCTGTTGGTCATTGGGTTGTTGATCGTGGCGTTGGTTGCGATGAAGCGCAGAAGACAGGGGGAAAGCAGCATTCAAGCAGCCAAAGATAAAGACAGGACAACAGGTGGAGACTATGAGCAAATCCATCTCAAAGATACTGCGGTTTATCACACTCTGGGTGAGAGCAAGGACAAGGCTGAGGGGGGATACGAGGCCCTGAAAAAGACAAAGGAAGAGACGGTGTACCACACACTGGGATCTGGAGAAGGTCAAAGTCAGGGTGAAGGTGGGTATCAGGGTCTCGAGAGCGTCAAAGCCGAGGTCTACCACACACTGGGATCTGGAGAAGGTCAAAGTCAGGGTGAAGGAGGGTATCAGGGTCTTGAGAGCGTCAAAGCCGAGGTCTACCAGACACTGAGTTCAGATGCCTCCAAAAAAACAGAAGGCGAATCAGGGAAAGGATGTGAGCAGCTCTCTCAGAAAGCCGGAGAGGCCTTGACAGAGGAGGAAAATCCATATGAAGAACTGAAGGCTGAGAAACAGAAAAAGGAGTCTAGCAAAGAGACAGAATGA
- the zgc:154125 gene encoding high affinity immunoglobulin gamma Fc receptor I, whose amino-acid sequence MKSLLTLSVFLVLIKEDNGQKPVVSLQPRFPQVYVGDDVTLICKGGRNPTKWVINGIEQPHQNYVMLLTTVTPHNNGQYECEQNGEKSDPVTLTVLALEALAQLSPSVGGSVITKGEGRNLVLKVDDAEELNNWKCFAFRGESEFKFDGIDVNKKMKRAVIFAELRDAERATFWCMNKNATHRSNAVTLKMTDKLVMLEPPAAPALLGDSVALRCVAWGAEKVEKATFYRNQTKIDSINADTYTIIAKQEDTGMYYCHATFRYSHIDPAAAEKEGDSDAQYIKVIDGPPAANISASGNTLKCFCPKCSDNCTSYYWYYTPSNDMYSRSRLPEYRKTIKASKEGLYCCRMNCGKGFSRFSQLYSHRGQSESVNVWPVILGLLLLVLVLLIAALVAVKRRRQGESSIQAAKDKDKGGDAAVLLHSG is encoded by the exons ATGAAGTCTCTGCTGACACTGTCAG TGTTTTTGGTGCTCATAAAGGAAGACAATGGACAGAAACCAGTAG TGTCTCTCCAGCCGAGATTCCCGCAGGTGTATGTTGGAGACGACGTCACACTCATCTGTAAAGGAGGAAGAAACCCAACAAAATGGGTTATTAATGGAATAGAACAACCCCATCAGAATTATGTCATGCTTCTTACCACAGTGACACCACACAACAATGGGCAATATGAATGTGAGCAGAACGGAGAGAAGAGTGATCCGGTCACCCTCACTGTACTGG CGCTGGAGGCTCTTGCTCAGCTCTCCCCGTCTGTAGGAGGCTCTGTGATAACCAAAGGAGAAGGAAGAAACCTGGTGCTGAAGGTGGACGATGCTGAAGAACTCAACAACTGGAAGTGTTTTGCTTTTCGTGGCGAGAGCGAATTCAAATTTGATGGAATCGATGTTAATAAGAAGATGAAGAGGGCTGTTATCTTTGCAGAACTCAGAGATGCAGAAAGAGCCACTTTCTGGTGCATGAATAAAAACGCAACACATCGAAGCAATGCTGTGACACTGAAGATGACCG ATAAACTGGTGATGTTGGAGCCTCCGGCCGCTCCAGCGCTGCTGGGGGATTCTGTTGCTCTCAGGTGTGTGGCCTGGGGTGCAGAGAAAGTGGAAAAGGCAACTTTCTATAGGAATCAAACAAAAATCGACAGCATCAATGCAGATACATACACCATTATTGCCAAACAAGAAGATACCGGCATGTACTACTGCCACGCCACCTTCAGGTACAGTCACATCGATCCAGCAGCTGCAGAGAAGGAGGGAGATTCTGACGCCCAGTACATCAAAGTTATAG ATGGACCTCCTGCTGCAAATATTTCAGCATCTGGGAACACTCTAAAGTGTTTCTGTCCTAAATGTTCCGATAACTGCACGTCCTACTACTGGTATTACACACCATCTAATGACATGTACAGCCGCAGCAGACTGCCTGAATACAGGAAAACCATAAAGGCTAGTAAAGAAGGACTGTACTGCTGCCGGATGAACTGTGGAAAAGGTTTCTCCCGTTTCAGCCAACTTTACAGCCACAGag GACAATCTGAGTCTGTAAATGTGTGGCCTGTCATCCTGGGTCTACTTCTGTTGGTTCTTGTGTTGTTGATCGCGGCGCTGGTTGCGGTGAAGCGCAGAAGACAGGGGGAAAGCAGCATTCAAGCAGCCAAAGATAAAGACAAAGGTGGAGATGCTGCGGTTTTATTACACTCTGGGTGA